From the genome of Hymenobacter cellulosilyticus, one region includes:
- a CDS encoding GIY-YIG nuclease family protein — MLNAHGYYVYIVTNPAKTSLYTGVTNDVRRRVQEHFDNRGNPSTFAEHYYCYNLVYVEYFEHIEGAIAREKEIKGWTRAKKDALIAVENPQWLTLNYAEL, encoded by the coding sequence GTGCTAAACGCCCACGGCTACTACGTCTACATCGTCACGAACCCGGCCAAGACTTCGCTCTACACCGGCGTGACGAATGATGTGCGGCGCCGGGTGCAGGAGCACTTTGACAACCGGGGCAACCCCAGCACGTTTGCCGAGCACTACTACTGCTACAATCTGGTCTATGTCGAGTATTTCGAGCATATCGAAGGCGCCATTGCCCGGGAGAAGGAAATTAAAGGCTGGACGCGGGCGAAGAAGGATGCACTGATTGCAGTGGAGAATCCGCAGTGGCTGACGCTGAATTATGCGGAGCTGTGA
- a CDS encoding MBL fold metallo-hydrolase: MQVQLIRNATLLLKVAGKTLLVDPLLAPRFQYDPIPQTANTVRNPTVDLPFAATELPALLASLDAVLLTHTHLDHWDTVAQQQLPKDLPILCQPADTELLRTAGFTQVLPIDTQLEWEGIRVYRTSGQHGRGEIGRQMGTVSGFVVEAEGQRLYIAGDTIWCEEVEQALDLYHPNFIVVNAGAAQFLQGGAIVMTAADVAQVARHAPQASIYAVHLEAVNHCAEDRATTRAYLAQQGLTARVHVPADGEWLTLQPN, encoded by the coding sequence ATGCAAGTTCAACTAATTCGCAATGCCACGCTACTGCTCAAGGTGGCGGGCAAAACCCTGCTCGTCGATCCGCTGCTGGCACCCCGCTTCCAGTACGACCCCATCCCGCAAACGGCCAACACCGTGCGCAACCCCACCGTCGACCTGCCCTTTGCTGCCACCGAGCTGCCCGCCCTGCTGGCTTCCCTCGACGCGGTGCTGCTCACCCACACCCACCTCGACCACTGGGACACCGTAGCCCAGCAGCAGCTGCCCAAAGATCTGCCCATTCTCTGCCAGCCCGCCGACACCGAACTCCTGCGCACCGCCGGCTTCACTCAGGTACTGCCCATCGACACCCAGTTGGAGTGGGAAGGAATCCGCGTTTACCGCACCAGCGGGCAGCACGGCCGGGGCGAAATCGGGCGGCAGATGGGCACTGTGTCGGGTTTCGTGGTGGAAGCCGAGGGGCAGCGCCTCTACATTGCCGGCGACACCATCTGGTGCGAGGAGGTGGAGCAGGCCCTCGACCTCTACCACCCCAACTTTATTGTGGTCAACGCCGGCGCTGCCCAGTTCCTGCAAGGCGGTGCCATTGTCATGACGGCCGCCGACGTAGCCCAGGTAGCCCGCCACGCCCCGCAAGCCAGCATCTACGCCGTGCACCTGGAGGCCGTGAACCACTGCGCCGAAGACCGCGCCACTACCCGCGCCTACCTCGCCCAGCAAGGCCTCACCGCCCGCGTCCACGTGCCTGCCGACGGCGAGTGGCTGACTCTTCAGCCCAACTAA
- a CDS encoding winged helix-turn-helix transcriptional regulator produces the protein MRHTYHDVEFCATRVALGLLAGKWKPIILFHLFSGPRRFTELWRDIPRVSKKVLLEQLRQLEAAGLVERTVHNGFPPEVTYQLSTKGAELGPILHRLDQWAVTHIAGVVQIS, from the coding sequence ATGCGCCATACCTACCACGATGTCGAATTTTGCGCCACCCGCGTGGCCCTGGGTCTGCTGGCGGGCAAGTGGAAGCCCATTATCCTTTTCCACCTGTTTTCGGGTCCCCGGCGCTTTACCGAGCTGTGGCGCGACATCCCGCGGGTATCCAAGAAAGTGCTGTTGGAGCAGCTGCGGCAGCTGGAAGCGGCTGGCCTGGTGGAGCGCACCGTGCACAACGGCTTTCCGCCCGAAGTCACCTACCAGCTTTCGACCAAGGGCGCCGAGCTGGGCCCCATTCTGCACCGCCTCGACCAGTGGGCCGTAACGCACATTGCAGGCGTGGTGCAGATTTCCTGA
- a CDS encoding T9SS type A sorting domain-containing protein, which produces MRIITLVTGLLLGTAVGATAQMARPQQPTGRPEHESLLRLGKSASAPTARRFTNSTKPGRAVHHTWNSTNNSWTKATVETYAYDSQGRLTQDAVADSATQEPQYRSLYSYNAQGLNTEEVYQTWNGSAWVNTGHYAVIYDSYGNITEALYQEWTGTAWRTNDGSRYQLTYNPAGVLLTEVVQDFDMGVFVNSHKLTYTVSANNEWTSMVQQAWKQGAWQDEARYTYTWHNWSKRQNSTVLVEMWQSQWQPASRYTYVYGANDSYIVTAEEFLATGTWQNTFRDKHTYDTQGYNTEYTSEEWKNNAWSLEFGQRLVLRYAATGELLRLLSQVYEPNRSTGYINSDLYTYSAFVLLTNKSKAAGALAAEAYPNPTTGPVTLRWNGAARSAEVLNPLGQTVRTVVLPAGTTAHTFDMNGLPAGVYSIRLQTTAGIVNQRLVKQ; this is translated from the coding sequence ATGCGCATTATTACCCTTGTTACCGGGCTCCTGCTCGGCACCGCAGTGGGCGCTACGGCCCAAATGGCCCGGCCCCAGCAGCCCACCGGCCGCCCCGAGCACGAGTCGCTGCTCCGGCTGGGCAAGTCGGCCTCCGCTCCTACGGCGCGCCGCTTTACAAACAGCACCAAGCCCGGCCGGGCCGTGCACCACACCTGGAACTCGACCAACAACAGCTGGACCAAGGCCACGGTGGAAACCTACGCCTACGACAGCCAGGGTCGCCTAACCCAGGACGCAGTGGCCGACTCGGCTACCCAGGAGCCGCAGTACCGCAGCCTCTACAGCTACAATGCCCAGGGCCTGAACACGGAGGAAGTGTACCAGACCTGGAACGGCTCAGCCTGGGTCAACACCGGGCACTACGCGGTTATCTATGACTCCTATGGTAACATCACCGAGGCGTTGTACCAGGAGTGGACCGGCACGGCCTGGCGCACCAATGACGGCAGCCGTTACCAGCTGACCTACAACCCAGCCGGCGTGCTGCTTACTGAGGTAGTACAGGACTTCGACATGGGAGTTTTCGTCAATTCCCATAAGTTGACTTACACTGTGTCGGCCAACAACGAGTGGACCTCGATGGTGCAGCAAGCCTGGAAACAGGGTGCCTGGCAGGATGAAGCCCGCTACACCTACACCTGGCACAACTGGAGCAAGCGGCAGAACAGCACGGTGCTGGTGGAAATGTGGCAAAGCCAATGGCAGCCGGCGTCGCGCTATACGTATGTTTACGGGGCTAATGACAGCTATATCGTGACGGCCGAAGAGTTTCTTGCGACGGGTACCTGGCAGAACACCTTTCGCGACAAGCACACCTACGACACCCAGGGCTACAACACGGAGTACACCTCGGAAGAATGGAAAAACAACGCCTGGAGCCTGGAGTTCGGCCAACGTTTGGTGCTGCGTTACGCGGCCACGGGCGAGTTGCTGCGCCTGTTGAGCCAGGTGTATGAGCCCAACCGCAGCACCGGCTACATCAACTCCGACCTCTACACCTACTCGGCTTTTGTGCTGCTGACCAACAAGAGCAAAGCCGCTGGGGCACTGGCCGCCGAGGCCTACCCGAATCCGACTACCGGCCCGGTAACCCTGCGCTGGAATGGAGCCGCCCGCAGCGCCGAGGTACTCAACCCCCTGGGCCAGACCGTGCGCACGGTAGTGCTGCCAGCCGGCACCACCGCCCACACCTTCGATATGAACGGCCTGCCCGCGGGCGTGTACAGCATCCGGCTCCAAACCACGGCCGGTATTGTCAACCAGCGCCTGGTCAAGCAGTAA
- a CDS encoding T9SS type A sorting domain-containing protein — protein MLWADKANGATTDDLSTGLGLATDKDGNAFVTGAVVGRITFGNLPATTGDLGAIVAKLSAGGTVASTRTAPVASKLSVFPNPASGSATLTLPAGGGRLVLSDALGRTVREQQLPAVAGACPVSLEGLTPGVYQLRATLANGEVAHAALSVR, from the coding sequence GTGCTGTGGGCCGATAAAGCCAACGGCGCTACTACCGACGACCTTTCCACCGGCCTAGGATTAGCCACTGACAAGGATGGCAATGCCTTCGTTACGGGCGCGGTCGTAGGCCGCATCACCTTCGGCAACCTGCCCGCTACTACCGGCGACCTGGGCGCTATAGTTGCCAAGCTCAGCGCGGGCGGCACCGTGGCTAGCACTCGCACAGCGCCTGTTGCCAGTAAGCTCAGCGTGTTCCCCAACCCGGCTTCCGGCAGCGCTACCCTCACGCTGCCAGCCGGTGGGGGGCGCCTGGTGCTGAGTGATGCCCTGGGTCGTACGGTGCGCGAGCAGCAGCTGCCCGCCGTAGCGGGTGCCTGCCCCGTGTCGCTCGAAGGCCTCACGCCCGGCGTATACCAGCTGCGCGCCACGCTGGCCAACGGCGAAGTTGCCCACGCAGCTTTGAGCGTCCGCTAG
- a CDS encoding metal-dependent hydrolase produces the protein MSASSQLQFLGHASFRITTPEGRIILLDPWLTGNPYVPAALRTPERADLVLITHGHDDHFDPELPALLARTGARVVAPAPVRFYLAEQGVPAEQLEPMNVGGGIDVLDLRLTMTVAHHAAHVDLPGSKTGFQHEAVGYILHLSDDVVLYAAGDTALFGDMRLLAELYQPTVALLPIGDRYTMGPREAAVAARLLQVRHVVPFHYGTFASLLGTPEQLRQHLSPADAVEVHELQAGAVLDLGSL, from the coding sequence ATGTCTGCTTCCTCCCAACTACAGTTTCTGGGTCACGCCAGCTTCCGCATTACTACGCCCGAGGGCCGCATCATTCTGCTCGACCCCTGGCTGACCGGCAACCCCTACGTGCCCGCGGCGCTGCGCACGCCCGAGCGCGCCGACCTGGTGCTCATCACCCACGGCCACGACGACCATTTCGACCCCGAGCTGCCAGCGCTGCTGGCCCGAACCGGGGCCCGGGTGGTGGCTCCGGCTCCGGTGCGCTTTTACCTCGCTGAGCAGGGCGTGCCCGCCGAGCAGTTGGAGCCCATGAACGTGGGCGGCGGCATCGACGTGCTGGATCTGCGCCTGACCATGACCGTAGCCCACCACGCGGCCCACGTTGATTTGCCCGGTTCTAAAACCGGCTTTCAGCACGAGGCCGTCGGCTACATCCTGCACCTGTCGGACGACGTGGTGCTTTATGCGGCCGGCGACACGGCCCTGTTTGGTGACATGCGCCTGCTGGCTGAGCTCTACCAGCCTACCGTGGCCCTACTGCCCATTGGTGACCGGTACACGATGGGGCCGCGCGAAGCCGCCGTGGCTGCCCGCCTGTTGCAGGTGCGCCACGTGGTGCCGTTCCACTACGGCACGTTTGCCTCACTGCTGGGCACGCCTGAGCAGCTCCGGCAGCACCTCTCGCCCGCCGATGCAGTAGAAGTTCACGAGCTGCAAGCCGGCGCTGTCCTGGACCTTGGAAGTCTGTAG
- a CDS encoding T9SS type A sorting domain-containing protein gives MKQLFLTFALFLLASAATLAQTPTWSWLRTVEGVNSITDIACAPTGDFYLTGRFDNRLQLGNRVLTSPGPCLYIARLDASGQVQQVTQFNVSIDGLPNSLAVDRNGNCYLTGSFRGTLSHGRNTLLVSQTLDAADVLLLKTTPTGTVSWARQVSSTAPDRNTTPNQGWSVAVDASGNSFVTGTVSGATVRFGSLSFSNRQNRAFLASYSSQGAVRWAKVWDAPAGAYALSAGRATVVDGAGNCYVSGNFFNTLTIDGTTLQPANSDSNLFLLRFDAAQGQLRWALAPAGSGDGRSLGTDAAGKVYLADSFSGTTSFGTSTLTSTGSADIFVARYTPQGQAEWATALGGPNYDFPTDIAVDKAAGCAYLTGSQANGQAFITQLQATGQVARTTLVGGPGSSTGTSLILDGRNTVYTAGIATGSCQFGPYATSSPATAGYLARLESAGTRREVQPAPLVTSVFPNPAQGRFTLRIEAPVADEAFKATLLSPFGRVVAQQTLHTTAGNTDATFDTAGLPGGLYVLNLEHNQQVTTQLVNVR, from the coding sequence ATGAAACAACTCTTCCTCACTTTCGCCCTCTTTCTGCTGGCCTCCGCTGCTACCCTTGCCCAAACCCCGACCTGGAGCTGGCTGCGTACTGTGGAAGGCGTCAATTCCATAACCGATATTGCCTGCGCGCCCACCGGAGATTTTTACCTGACGGGCCGCTTTGATAACCGCCTGCAACTCGGCAACCGCGTGCTCACCAGCCCCGGCCCTTGCCTGTACATAGCCCGCCTCGACGCCAGCGGGCAGGTGCAGCAAGTCACTCAGTTCAACGTGAGCATTGACGGGCTGCCCAACAGCCTGGCTGTGGACCGCAACGGCAACTGCTACCTGACGGGTTCTTTCCGTGGCACGCTTAGCCATGGTCGCAACACCCTGCTCGTTTCCCAGACTCTGGACGCGGCCGACGTGCTGCTGCTCAAAACTACCCCGACGGGCACGGTTAGCTGGGCGCGGCAGGTTAGCAGCACCGCTCCCGACCGGAACACTACTCCGAACCAGGGCTGGTCGGTGGCCGTGGACGCCAGCGGCAACAGCTTCGTAACGGGCACGGTGAGTGGGGCCACCGTCCGCTTTGGCAGCTTGAGCTTCAGCAACCGCCAAAACCGGGCGTTTCTGGCCAGCTATTCCTCCCAGGGCGCGGTGCGCTGGGCCAAGGTGTGGGACGCTCCCGCCGGAGCTTACGCGCTGAGCGCGGGCCGGGCCACGGTGGTCGACGGGGCTGGCAACTGCTACGTGAGCGGCAATTTCTTTAACACGCTGACCATCGACGGCACCACCCTGCAGCCCGCCAACTCCGACAGCAACCTGTTTCTGCTGCGTTTTGATGCCGCCCAGGGCCAGCTGCGGTGGGCGCTGGCCCCGGCCGGCTCCGGCGACGGACGCAGCCTGGGCACCGATGCCGCCGGCAAAGTCTATCTGGCCGACAGCTTTAGCGGCACCACATCCTTTGGGACTAGCACGCTCACCAGCACCGGCAGCGCCGACATCTTCGTGGCACGTTACACCCCGCAGGGTCAGGCGGAATGGGCTACGGCCCTGGGCGGCCCCAACTACGACTTCCCCACCGATATTGCCGTGGATAAGGCCGCGGGCTGTGCCTACCTCACCGGCTCCCAGGCCAACGGGCAGGCCTTCATCACCCAGTTGCAGGCCACTGGGCAAGTGGCGCGCACCACGCTAGTGGGCGGCCCCGGCAGCAGCACCGGCACCAGCCTGATTCTGGACGGGCGCAACACGGTATACACGGCGGGCATTGCCACGGGCAGCTGCCAGTTTGGTCCTTATGCCACTTCCAGCCCCGCCACGGCCGGCTATCTGGCCCGTTTGGAAAGTGCCGGTACGCGCCGGGAAGTCCAGCCTGCCCCGCTGGTGACGAGCGTATTTCCCAACCCGGCGCAGGGCCGCTTTACGCTCCGCATCGAGGCCCCGGTGGCTGATGAGGCATTTAAGGCTACGCTCCTGAGCCCGTTCGGGCGCGTTGTGGCCCAGCAAACCCTGCACACTACGGCCGGCAATACCGATGCAACGTTTGATACCGCCGGCCTGCCCGGTGGCCTGTACGTGCTCAATCTGGAGCATAATCAGCAAGTGACGACGCAGCTGGTGAACGTGCGCTAA
- a CDS encoding SDR family NAD(P)-dependent oxidoreductase has product MDLQLTNKLALVTGSTAGIGLAIAQRLAAEGAEVILTGRTTARIDEARAAILAATPEARVRGVAVDFGKAEEVQNLLREVPTVDILVNNVGIFEPRPFADITDEEWLRFFEVNVLSGVRLSRQYFPLMLAQNWGRILFISSESGLQIPEEMIHYGTTKTAQLGVARGMAELTKGTNVTVNSVLPGPTASEGVQEFLAKLSAEGKTKEEAEHDFFQNARPSSLLQRFATPDEIATMVAYLASPLAAATNGASVRVDGGVIRSIA; this is encoded by the coding sequence ATGGATTTACAACTCACCAATAAACTGGCGCTGGTTACCGGCTCCACGGCCGGTATCGGACTGGCTATTGCCCAACGCCTGGCCGCCGAGGGCGCCGAAGTTATTCTGACCGGGCGCACCACGGCCCGCATCGACGAGGCCCGGGCTGCTATTCTGGCCGCCACGCCCGAAGCCCGGGTGCGGGGCGTCGCCGTCGACTTCGGCAAGGCCGAAGAGGTACAGAACCTGCTGCGGGAAGTGCCCACGGTAGACATTCTGGTGAACAACGTGGGCATTTTCGAGCCCCGGCCTTTCGCCGACATCACCGACGAGGAATGGCTGCGGTTTTTCGAGGTGAACGTGCTGAGCGGGGTACGGCTGTCCCGGCAGTATTTCCCGCTGATGCTGGCCCAGAACTGGGGCCGGATTCTGTTCATCTCCAGCGAATCGGGCCTGCAGATTCCCGAGGAAATGATACACTACGGCACCACCAAAACCGCCCAGCTCGGTGTAGCCCGCGGCATGGCTGAGCTGACTAAAGGCACCAACGTCACGGTCAACTCGGTGCTGCCGGGACCTACGGCTTCGGAAGGCGTGCAGGAGTTTCTGGCCAAGCTCTCGGCCGAAGGCAAAACCAAGGAGGAAGCCGAGCACGACTTTTTCCAGAATGCCCGGCCCTCGTCGTTGCTACAGCGCTTCGCCACCCCCGACGAAATTGCCACGATGGTAGCCTACCTGGCCAGCCCCCTGGCCGCGGCCACCAACGGCGCCTCCGTACGCGTCGACGGCGGCGTGATTCGCAGCATTGCCTAG
- a CDS encoding J domain-containing protein: protein MQDYYRLLGVDVTASQVEIEQAYQRQKTRLSRRTADPAMQARLREVHTGYEILTHPGRRLAYNVLLAQEPEPELPPDPTALMMARYAPAARWLNLALVAFCLLLALDWLLPPREFARETVLTRQIVSVSSSASDPQMAYDVTTPARRFGCPAAMGTVCVKACR, encoded by the coding sequence ATGCAGGATTATTACCGCCTTCTGGGTGTGGATGTTACCGCCTCGCAGGTTGAAATTGAGCAGGCGTACCAGCGCCAGAAAACCCGCCTGAGCCGCCGTACCGCCGACCCGGCCATGCAGGCCCGCCTGCGGGAAGTGCACACGGGCTACGAAATTCTGACGCACCCGGGCCGGCGGCTGGCCTACAACGTGCTGCTGGCCCAGGAGCCCGAGCCCGAGTTGCCGCCCGACCCCACGGCGCTGATGATGGCGCGCTATGCCCCGGCCGCCCGCTGGCTCAACCTGGCCCTGGTGGCGTTTTGCCTGCTGCTGGCCCTCGACTGGCTACTGCCCCCGCGGGAGTTTGCCCGCGAAACCGTGCTGACCCGGCAGATTGTGTCCGTGTCTTCGTCGGCCTCCGACCCGCAGATGGCCTACGACGTGACCACGCCCGCACGGCGTTTCGGGTGCCCAGCCGCTATGGGCACCGTGTGCGTGAAGGCATGCAGGTAA
- a CDS encoding ArsR/SmtB family transcription factor, which translates to MTFSKSADFTADQQYLARMAKALAHPARVAIIQLLAAKQTCISGDIAAELPLSRTTVSQHLQELKALDLIQGEIDGLTVCYCLNTELLRAVYQQFSAFFEVATSTTAGGSAEACAC; encoded by the coding sequence ATGACCTTTTCAAAAAGTGCCGATTTTACCGCCGACCAGCAGTACCTGGCCCGCATGGCCAAAGCCCTGGCCCACCCGGCGCGGGTGGCCATCATTCAATTGCTGGCGGCCAAGCAAACCTGCATTTCCGGTGATATTGCCGCCGAGCTGCCCTTGTCGCGCACCACAGTGTCGCAGCACTTGCAGGAGCTGAAAGCCCTGGACCTGATTCAGGGCGAAATCGACGGGCTAACGGTCTGCTACTGCCTCAACACGGAGCTGCTGCGCGCGGTCTACCAGCAGTTTTCGGCCTTTTTCGAAGTGGCTACAAGCACTACGGCCGGGGGCTCAGCGGAGGCCTGCGCCTGCTAG
- a CDS encoding GNAT family N-acetyltransferase, which yields MTILPFTAAHWPEAQAIYEAGLATGNATFQTTAPSWDEWDQGHLRHSRLVAVDDAGRVLGWAALSPVSGRCVYGGVGEVSVYVAADARGQGVGRQLLAALVAESEAQGMWTLQAGIFPENTASIRLHEAAGFRLVGRREKIGQLGGIWRDTVLLERRSSVVGAAQPTV from the coding sequence ATGACGATTTTGCCCTTTACTGCCGCCCATTGGCCCGAGGCCCAAGCCATTTATGAAGCTGGTCTGGCCACGGGCAACGCCACGTTTCAAACCACCGCACCCAGCTGGGACGAATGGGACCAGGGCCACCTGCGCCACAGCCGCCTGGTAGCCGTAGACGACGCGGGCCGGGTGTTGGGCTGGGCGGCGCTGTCGCCGGTATCGGGGCGCTGCGTGTACGGGGGCGTGGGGGAAGTAAGCGTGTACGTGGCCGCCGATGCTCGGGGCCAGGGCGTGGGCCGGCAGCTGCTGGCAGCGCTGGTAGCCGAGTCGGAAGCCCAGGGAATGTGGACCCTGCAGGCCGGCATATTCCCCGAAAACACGGCCAGTATCCGCCTCCACGAAGCCGCCGGATTTCGACTGGTGGGCCGCCGGGAGAAAATCGGGCAGTTGGGTGGCATCTGGCGCGACACGGTGCTGCTGGAGCGTCGCAGCAGCGTAGTAGGCGCCGCCCAGCCCACGGTATAA
- a CDS encoding glycerophosphodiester phosphodiesterase, whose amino-acid sequence MPPSSLRSELKALRDGAEGLEIDLQLSQDSVPVLYHDTTLDTMTKTGKGCTNEYSAAELTHLQFRGGWPYDWFQHERLVTLDTLLARLARRPQFPYLHLDLHESLPCLSPTRPGATQRPWLGK is encoded by the coding sequence TTGCCGCCGAGTAGTCTGCGCAGCGAGCTGAAAGCCCTGCGGGATGGGGCCGAGGGGCTGGAAATCGACTTGCAGCTCAGCCAGGACAGCGTGCCGGTGCTCTACCACGACACGACACTCGATACCATGACCAAAACCGGCAAGGGCTGCACCAACGAGTATTCCGCGGCCGAGCTGACGCATCTGCAGTTTCGCGGCGGCTGGCCCTACGACTGGTTTCAGCACGAGCGGCTGGTAACCCTGGATACGCTGCTGGCGCGGCTGGCCCGGCGGCCGCAGTTTCCCTACCTGCATCTGGATTTGCACGAATCCTTGCCCTGCCTTTCCCCGACCAGACCCGGCGCAACTCAGCGGCCCTGGCTCGGCAAATAG
- a CDS encoding alpha/beta hydrolase, with protein MAESHYQPDVLGSEFEQQVIQQPADYEGAVVCTLVRLREQAPGPRAVLYVHGFTDYFFQRDMALEYRRHGFRFYALDLRKYGRSWLAHQAPNNVRDLQEYFPDLDAALARMQAEGCTAIVLNGHSTGALLRLFTPRKALSGSSWRPCF; from the coding sequence ATGGCTGAGTCCCATTACCAACCCGATGTGCTGGGTTCCGAGTTTGAGCAGCAAGTCATTCAGCAGCCCGCCGACTACGAAGGCGCGGTGGTGTGCACGCTGGTGCGGCTGCGGGAGCAGGCCCCGGGCCCGCGGGCGGTGCTGTACGTACACGGCTTCACCGACTACTTTTTCCAGCGCGACATGGCCCTGGAGTACCGCCGCCACGGCTTCCGCTTCTACGCCCTGGATTTGCGCAAGTACGGCCGTTCCTGGCTGGCCCATCAGGCACCCAACAACGTGCGCGACCTGCAGGAGTACTTTCCCGATCTGGACGCGGCGCTGGCTAGGATGCAGGCCGAAGGCTGTACTGCCATCGTGCTCAACGGGCATTCCACGGGGGCCTTATTACGGCTCTTTACGCCCAGGAAGGCGCTCAGCGGGAGCAGCTGGCGGCCCTGTTTTTGA
- a CDS encoding L,D-transpeptidase family protein, translating to MRILFLAASLWMLVAACPPNPALREYQLTYPRVKLAYARKWPQLQQLLRGRRIDPARLEVFFRVFKIGRRLEVWARNQGDATFQLLRSYHVAGTSGSLGPKRHAGDNQVPEGFYHIDRFNPISTYYMSLGLDYPNASDRALGGPDPGNHIFVHGSDVTVGCLPITDDCVQEVYLLALEARCAGQQDLQIHIFPFELNAQNMERYQTNKHYSFWQSLQPGFAYFDQHLTLPTVEIQANGAYVVR from the coding sequence ATGCGAATCCTTTTTCTGGCTGCCAGCCTATGGATGCTGGTGGCCGCTTGTCCGCCCAACCCGGCGCTGCGGGAATATCAGCTCACCTACCCCCGCGTAAAACTGGCCTATGCCCGCAAGTGGCCCCAGTTGCAGCAGTTGCTGCGCGGCCGCCGCATCGACCCGGCCCGGTTGGAGGTGTTTTTCCGGGTGTTCAAGATTGGGCGGCGGCTCGAAGTCTGGGCGCGCAACCAGGGCGACGCCACGTTTCAACTGCTGCGCAGCTACCACGTGGCCGGCACCTCGGGCAGCCTGGGCCCCAAGCGCCATGCCGGCGACAATCAGGTACCCGAGGGCTTCTACCACATCGACCGGTTCAACCCCATCAGCACGTATTACATGTCGCTGGGCCTGGACTATCCCAACGCCTCGGACCGGGCTCTGGGCGGCCCCGACCCCGGCAACCACATCTTCGTGCACGGCTCCGACGTGACGGTAGGCTGCCTGCCCATCACCGACGACTGCGTGCAGGAAGTATACCTGCTGGCCCTGGAAGCGCGCTGCGCCGGGCAGCAGGATCTGCAGATTCACATCTTCCCCTTCGAGCTGAACGCCCAGAATATGGAGCGGTATCAAACCAACAAGCACTACAGCTTCTGGCAGAGCCTGCAGCCCGGCTTTGCTTATTTTGACCAACATCTGACGCTGCCAACCGTGGAAATCCAGGCGAATGGCGCGTATGTGGTGCGCTAA
- a CDS encoding NUDIX hydrolase: MNNSSIQLRESAVIVPVYRDAAGELQLVLVRRGERGIHGGQLAFPGGKRDPEDESLLATALREAEEEVGLQPTDIRVLTALPELSTFTGGFHIAPFLASIRRPETWWWQAPEIAEVLEISLRTLADPATHVQEWWQLPGWEQRMLVDYYRVGPYQLWGASYRIIQPLVARLLAGEWAI, encoded by the coding sequence ATGAATAATTCCTCCATTCAACTGCGCGAATCAGCCGTCATTGTGCCCGTGTACCGCGACGCGGCCGGGGAGTTGCAGCTGGTACTGGTACGGCGCGGGGAACGGGGCATTCACGGCGGGCAGCTGGCGTTTCCTGGCGGCAAGCGCGACCCGGAAGACGAGTCGTTGCTGGCTACAGCCCTGCGGGAAGCGGAGGAAGAAGTGGGGCTACAACCCACCGACATCCGCGTTCTGACCGCGCTGCCCGAGCTTAGCACGTTTACCGGCGGCTTCCACATTGCGCCCTTTCTGGCTAGCATCCGCCGGCCCGAAACGTGGTGGTGGCAGGCTCCCGAAATTGCCGAAGTACTCGAAATCAGCCTGCGCACCCTAGCTGATCCGGCTACTCACGTGCAGGAATGGTGGCAGCTGCCGGGCTGGGAGCAGCGGATGCTGGTTGACTATTACCGCGTGGGGCCCTACCAGCTTTGGGGCGCCAGCTACCGGATTATTCAGCCCCTGGTAGCGCGGCTGCTGGCCGGGGAGTGGGCTATTTAG